The Xenopus tropicalis strain Nigerian chromosome 7, UCB_Xtro_10.0, whole genome shotgun sequence genome includes a region encoding these proteins:
- the gdf2 gene encoding growth/differentiation factor 2 isoform X1, which yields MKFITLSVVLSIIIIFFDTVTNKSLQGLAPRNHHRHYEEKPEDIMSLFMENTKKEFLWGLNLSGVPSQDKIKKMPPQFMIELYNRFSEDKTLKPVSNIIRSFNAEDILSSSALEDTFQSHIVLFNVSIPQHEELTEAELKMYVSLGKKYHGHLLVYDILYTEPFENLRYPKSLIESKIIERSGWLSINVTRAVKRWITSSRITKKLEIFLGSNKPLNSCLRLQDNRRGVKINSSYPPVLLVFSDDKWSKPQKTKMERKEIIFHEENIGTQTVSKKNTVKYANNGHKNWNFGLGNGKMRVKRSQATNYCRKSSLKVNFKDIGWDSWIISPPEYDAYECKGECYYPLTDNLTPTKHAIIQTLMHFKNPKITRKACCVPTQLEPISIFYIDDKGIPTMKYKYEGMKVAKCGCR from the exons ATGAAGTTTATCACACTCTCAGTAGTTCTTTCAATAATTATCATCTTTTTTGACACTGTAACAAACAAATCTCTCCAAGGCTTGGCACCCAGAAACCATCACAGACACTATGAAGAAAAACCAGAAGATATCATGAGCCTGTTTATGGAGAACACAAAGAAGGAGTTTCTGTGGGGATTAAATTTATCCGGTGTTCCGTCTCaggacaaaataaagaaaatgcccCCACAGTTTATGATTGAGCTTTATAACCGATTTTCAGAGGATAAAACATTAAAGCCTGTGTCAAACATTATCCGGAGTTTTAATGCTGAAG ACATTCTGTCGTCATCTGCCTTGGAAGACACATTCCAGAGCCACATTGTGTTGTTTAATGTTTCAATACCACAGCATGAGGAGCTGACAGAAGCTGAGCTGAAAATGTATGTATCTCTTGGGAAAAAGTATCATGGACACTTGCTGGTATATGATATCCTTTACACAGAGCCCTTTGAAAATCTTCGATACCCCAAATCATTAATAGAATCAAAAATAATTGAAAGGAGTGGCTGGCTATCAATTAATGTTACCAGGGCAGTCAAAAGATGGATTACATCAAGcagaataacaaaaaaactgGAGATTTTTCTTGGCTCGAACAAACCTCTGAATTCATGCCTTAGATTACAAGATAATCGAAGAGGTGTCAAGATAAACAGTAGCTATCCACCAGTGCTTCTTGTGTTCTCTGATGACAAGTGGAGCAAGCCTCAGAAGACAAAAATGGaaagaaaggaaattatttttcatGAGGAGAATATTGGCACACAaactgtgtcaaaaaaaaatactgttaaatatgcaaataatgggcataaaaattggaattttggacTGGGTAACGGCAAGATGAGGGTTAAGCGAAGTCAAGCAACTAACTATTGCAGGAAATCCTCATTAAAAGTGAATTTCAAGGATATTGGCTGGGATTCCTGGATAATTTCACCCCCAGAATATGATGCTTATGAATGCAAAGGAGAGTGCTATTATCCTCTTACTGATAACCTAACACCCACAAAGCATGCCATTATTCAGACACTTATGCACTTCAAAAACCCCAAAATAACAAGAAAGGCATGTTGTGTGCCCACCCAATTGGAGCCTATATCTATCTTCTATATAGATGACAAGGGAATACCaacaatgaaatataaatatgagGGAATGAAAGTTGCGAAATGTGGCTGCAGGTAG
- the gdf2 gene encoding growth/differentiation factor 2 isoform X2, whose amino-acid sequence MSLFMENTKKEFLWGLNLSGVPSQDKIKKMPPQFMIELYNRFSEDKTLKPVSNIIRSFNAEDILSSSALEDTFQSHIVLFNVSIPQHEELTEAELKMYVSLGKKYHGHLLVYDILYTEPFENLRYPKSLIESKIIERSGWLSINVTRAVKRWITSSRITKKLEIFLGSNKPLNSCLRLQDNRRGVKINSSYPPVLLVFSDDKWSKPQKTKMERKEIIFHEENIGTQTVSKKNTVKYANNGHKNWNFGLGNGKMRVKRSQATNYCRKSSLKVNFKDIGWDSWIISPPEYDAYECKGECYYPLTDNLTPTKHAIIQTLMHFKNPKITRKACCVPTQLEPISIFYIDDKGIPTMKYKYEGMKVAKCGCR is encoded by the exons ATGAGCCTGTTTATGGAGAACACAAAGAAGGAGTTTCTGTGGGGATTAAATTTATCCGGTGTTCCGTCTCaggacaaaataaagaaaatgcccCCACAGTTTATGATTGAGCTTTATAACCGATTTTCAGAGGATAAAACATTAAAGCCTGTGTCAAACATTATCCGGAGTTTTAATGCTGAAG ACATTCTGTCGTCATCTGCCTTGGAAGACACATTCCAGAGCCACATTGTGTTGTTTAATGTTTCAATACCACAGCATGAGGAGCTGACAGAAGCTGAGCTGAAAATGTATGTATCTCTTGGGAAAAAGTATCATGGACACTTGCTGGTATATGATATCCTTTACACAGAGCCCTTTGAAAATCTTCGATACCCCAAATCATTAATAGAATCAAAAATAATTGAAAGGAGTGGCTGGCTATCAATTAATGTTACCAGGGCAGTCAAAAGATGGATTACATCAAGcagaataacaaaaaaactgGAGATTTTTCTTGGCTCGAACAAACCTCTGAATTCATGCCTTAGATTACAAGATAATCGAAGAGGTGTCAAGATAAACAGTAGCTATCCACCAGTGCTTCTTGTGTTCTCTGATGACAAGTGGAGCAAGCCTCAGAAGACAAAAATGGaaagaaaggaaattatttttcatGAGGAGAATATTGGCACACAaactgtgtcaaaaaaaaatactgttaaatatgcaaataatgggcataaaaattggaattttggacTGGGTAACGGCAAGATGAGGGTTAAGCGAAGTCAAGCAACTAACTATTGCAGGAAATCCTCATTAAAAGTGAATTTCAAGGATATTGGCTGGGATTCCTGGATAATTTCACCCCCAGAATATGATGCTTATGAATGCAAAGGAGAGTGCTATTATCCTCTTACTGATAACCTAACACCCACAAAGCATGCCATTATTCAGACACTTATGCACTTCAAAAACCCCAAAATAACAAGAAAGGCATGTTGTGTGCCCACCCAATTGGAGCCTATATCTATCTTCTATATAGATGACAAGGGAATACCaacaatgaaatataaatatgagGGAATGAAAGTTGCGAAATGTGGCTGCAGGTAG